One window from the genome of Synechococcus sp. PROS-7-1 encodes:
- a CDS encoding TIGR01777 family oxidoreductase gives MRLLLIGCTGLVGRGLIPLLHEAGHELTLVSRRPASAVGLPDGIASQLHWIQADPAAPSSWASSAALTQALAACDGVVNLAGEPIAEQRWTPQHLRLLESSRLETTRSLVKAMAALDTPPSVLVNASAVGYFGTSANAQFEETSAPGSDFLAGLCQRWEEAAAAKPNATRLVVLRIGIVLSADGGALAKMLPVFRTGFGGPIGSGQQWMSWIERGDLCRMIQSALEQPSWSGAINAVAPEPVSMADFASGLGRCLGRPSLLPVPGPVLQLLLGDGAQVVLEGQRVGSMRLKELAFSFRCPSLDAALAAATSSSSR, from the coding sequence ATGCGTCTCCTGCTGATCGGATGCACAGGCCTGGTTGGGCGTGGGCTGATTCCTCTCTTGCACGAGGCTGGCCATGAACTCACCTTGGTGAGTCGCAGGCCTGCCTCCGCGGTTGGCCTGCCCGACGGCATTGCCTCCCAGCTGCACTGGATTCAGGCCGATCCTGCCGCACCCTCCAGCTGGGCCTCCTCAGCTGCACTGACCCAGGCTCTCGCAGCCTGTGATGGGGTTGTGAATCTGGCCGGTGAGCCGATCGCAGAACAACGCTGGACGCCCCAGCATCTGCGCCTGCTCGAATCCAGCCGGCTAGAGACCACGCGCTCTCTCGTTAAGGCGATGGCTGCGCTCGACACACCCCCGTCCGTTCTTGTGAATGCATCGGCGGTTGGCTATTTCGGCACCAGTGCCAACGCCCAGTTCGAGGAGACCAGTGCTCCCGGTTCCGATTTTCTGGCGGGTCTCTGCCAGCGCTGGGAAGAGGCGGCCGCGGCGAAGCCGAACGCCACCCGGCTGGTTGTGCTGCGCATCGGCATTGTGCTGTCGGCAGACGGCGGGGCGCTCGCGAAGATGCTTCCCGTCTTCCGGACTGGATTCGGTGGACCGATCGGGTCGGGGCAGCAATGGATGAGCTGGATCGAGCGCGGTGATCTCTGCCGCATGATCCAGAGTGCTCTGGAACAGCCCTCCTGGTCGGGAGCGATCAATGCCGTCGCCCCTGAGCCGGTCTCGATGGCCGACTTCGCTTCGGGGCTTGGACGCTGCTTGGGGCGTCCCAGTCTCTTGCCTGTCCCCGGTCCCGTCCTCCAGCTGCTGCTCGGCGATGGCGCTCAGGTGGTGTTGGAAGGCCAGCGGGTGGGCTCCATGCGTTTGAAGGAGCTTGCGTTCAGTTTCCGTTGTCCGTCGCTTGACGCTGCACTCGCCGCTGCCACCAGCTCCAGCAGCCGTTGA
- a CDS encoding cation:proton antiporter, with product MHASPALLLDNGLSLYLVAFGGLLLVSVLLDDLAARVRVPGILMVLLLGLLIDNQVEVSNTRELTLLSLDHAQQITQAALVLVLFFGGLTTNWSEVRGVIKPAARLATIGVLITAALITAVGIGFDLARGGEALAQMVPRNLFIGAMVASTDASAVLALLRPLQGRLPQPLMDLIECESGFNDPMAVVLAGLALALVGGEGVGAGVLVTDLVRQFLLGILIGFLGGSLTVQLLGTRMGLNQASMLPVVSLALLMVLSGGTSLLGGSPLLAAYVAGLVLGNSDSLDQAVLEEAHSSYAKMAELLLFLCMGLVVAPQDVVYAAGMAFLLFLVMQLVRLVMVHLLLWRTSFSSAERIFVCWAGLRGAVPIALAINAWSSGVSWGVLMPPLALAVVLYGLFVQGFALVPLARRMQLTLPDPGADSSSTA from the coding sequence TTGCACGCATCGCCAGCCCTCCTGTTGGACAACGGCCTTTCGCTTTATCTGGTGGCTTTTGGTGGTCTCCTGCTCGTGTCGGTGCTCCTCGATGACCTGGCGGCGAGGGTGCGGGTGCCGGGAATCCTCATGGTGCTTCTGCTCGGTCTGCTGATCGATAACCAGGTGGAGGTGTCCAACACGCGCGAGCTCACGCTGCTGAGCCTGGACCATGCCCAGCAGATCACCCAGGCGGCGCTCGTGCTGGTGTTGTTTTTTGGCGGGCTGACCACCAATTGGAGTGAGGTGCGGGGGGTGATCAAGCCAGCTGCGCGCCTCGCCACCATCGGGGTGTTGATCACAGCCGCGTTGATCACCGCCGTGGGGATCGGTTTTGATTTGGCCCGAGGAGGCGAAGCCCTTGCGCAGATGGTGCCGCGCAATCTCTTTATCGGAGCGATGGTGGCCAGCACGGACGCGTCGGCGGTGCTGGCACTCCTCAGGCCCCTGCAGGGCCGTCTGCCCCAGCCGCTGATGGATCTGATCGAATGCGAATCGGGGTTCAATGATCCGATGGCTGTGGTGCTGGCCGGTCTTGCTCTTGCGCTTGTCGGTGGAGAAGGGGTCGGTGCTGGCGTACTGGTGACCGATCTGGTGCGCCAGTTTCTGCTTGGAATCCTGATCGGCTTCCTGGGCGGAAGCCTCACCGTGCAGCTTCTCGGCACCCGCATGGGCCTGAACCAGGCCTCGATGCTGCCTGTGGTGAGCTTGGCGCTCCTGATGGTGCTTAGCGGGGGCACCTCTCTGCTGGGAGGCAGCCCGCTGCTGGCGGCCTATGTGGCAGGGCTGGTGCTGGGCAACAGCGACAGCCTGGATCAAGCGGTTCTGGAGGAAGCGCATTCGAGCTACGCCAAGATGGCTGAGCTGCTCCTGTTCCTGTGCATGGGACTGGTCGTTGCCCCTCAGGATGTGGTTTATGCGGCCGGGATGGCCTTCCTGCTGTTTTTGGTGATGCAGCTTGTCCGCCTGGTGATGGTGCACCTCTTGCTTTGGCGAACATCCTTCAGCTCAGCTGAACGGATCTTTGTTTGCTGGGCTGGACTGCGAGGGGCCGTGCCGATCGCTTTGGCCATCAATGCCTGGTCTTCGGGGGTGAGCTGGGGCGTCTTGATGCCTCCTCTGGCTCTGGCGGTGGTGCTTTACGGCCTGTTCGTTCAGGGCTTTGCCCTGGTTCCTCTCGCTCGGCGCATGCAACTCACCCTTCCGGATCCCGGCGCTGATTCTTCTTCGACTGCCTAA
- a CDS encoding NAD(P)H-quinone oxidoreductase subunit O — translation MAETPSSPAPAAKATPALKKGALVRVNRAAYEGSTEAGASDPHPPAYIFEGPGELLVVKGTYGQVRWRRPVPDVWLRMDQLEAFS, via the coding sequence ATGGCCGAGACACCGTCGAGCCCCGCTCCAGCCGCGAAAGCCACCCCTGCATTAAAAAAAGGTGCTCTAGTGCGCGTGAACAGAGCGGCTTATGAGGGCAGCACGGAAGCGGGTGCCAGTGACCCGCATCCACCGGCCTACATCTTCGAAGGGCCCGGAGAACTTCTTGTGGTGAAAGGGACCTATGGCCAGGTGCGTTGGCGCAGACCCGTGCCCGACGTATGGCTGCGGATGGATCAGCTCGAGGCGTTCTCCTGA